A region from the Candidatus Tenderia electrophaga genome encodes:
- a CDS encoding peptidase, which produces MTRILSLVVLSLSLTACAVSPTGRKQLAFMPESQMETMGMQSFQQLKQETPLVEDPAINRYVQCVADAITALPQVQQYSRDWDVQVFDQDMVNAFALPGGHIGVYKGLLSVAENADQLAAVMGHEVAHVLAQHGNERVSQNLAVNQTLALLENWMAANNTAYRQQAMGLLGVGAQVGVLLPFSRVHESEADEIGQTLMAKAGFDPRASVALWQNMAKVGGDAPPEFLSTHPTHETRIDQLQAGMDAAMQHYRAVSDKPACTPPPL; this is translated from the coding sequence GTGACCAGAATACTGTCGCTAGTTGTGTTGTCGTTGAGCTTGACCGCGTGTGCCGTTTCCCCCACCGGCCGTAAGCAATTGGCCTTTATGCCCGAATCCCAAATGGAGACGATGGGCATGCAGTCCTTCCAGCAATTGAAGCAGGAAACGCCCCTGGTTGAGGACCCCGCCATCAATCGCTATGTCCAGTGTGTGGCCGATGCCATCACCGCCTTGCCGCAGGTGCAACAGTACAGCCGCGACTGGGACGTGCAGGTATTCGACCAAGACATGGTCAACGCCTTCGCCCTGCCCGGCGGCCATATCGGTGTTTACAAGGGGCTGTTGTCGGTGGCGGAGAACGCGGATCAACTGGCGGCGGTGATGGGACATGAGGTGGCCCATGTGTTGGCGCAGCACGGCAACGAACGCGTCTCTCAGAACCTGGCGGTCAATCAGACCCTGGCGCTGCTGGAAAATTGGATGGCGGCTAACAATACCGCCTATCGTCAACAGGCCATGGGGCTGCTGGGGGTGGGGGCCCAGGTGGGGGTATTGCTGCCCTTCAGCCGGGTGCATGAGAGCGAGGCCGATGAGATCGGCCAGACCTTGATGGCCAAGGCCGGTTTCGATCCGCGCGCCAGCGTCGCCCTGTGGCAGAACATGGCCAAGGTGGGCGGCGATGCACCGCCGGAGTTTCTTTCCACCCATCCCACGCATGAAACCCGCATCGATCAATTGCAAGCGGGTATGGATGCCGCCATGCAACACTATCGGGCGGTGAGCGATAAGCCCGCGTGTACGCCACCCCCATTGTGA
- the glcE gene encoding glycolate oxidase, whose translation MMVEHDLSAALQQQVQQAAQEKRPLNIVGGGSKAMLGRIAAGETLDVSGQRGIVDYDPRELVLSARAGTPLAEIEQALADNNQMLAFEPPHFAASATLGGTVACGLSGPRRPYVGAARDFVLGCQLLNGKGEILRFGGQVMKNVAGYDVSRLMAGAWGTLGVLLEISLKVLPRPAASATLFHECSAARAIELMSGLLSQALPVDGACYYKGQCYVRLAGSAQSVVEAQRKLPGESLNARSHFWQRLREQQLSFFNSDTPLWRIVVKPDTPPLPLAGDWLLDWGGAQRWLISDLDAQQIRNKVQQHGGHATLFRGGDRDAEIFQPLAQPLRALQQRLKHSFDPNGIFNPGRMYAEL comes from the coding sequence TTGATGGTCGAACACGATCTGAGCGCGGCGCTGCAACAGCAGGTGCAGCAGGCGGCGCAGGAAAAGCGCCCCTTGAACATCGTCGGCGGCGGCAGCAAGGCCATGCTCGGCCGCATCGCCGCGGGCGAGACCTTGGATGTGAGCGGCCAACGCGGCATTGTCGATTACGATCCGCGCGAGCTGGTGCTCAGCGCCCGCGCCGGCACGCCCTTAGCAGAGATCGAGCAGGCCCTCGCCGACAACAATCAGATGCTCGCCTTCGAGCCCCCCCATTTCGCCGCCAGCGCCACCCTGGGCGGCACCGTCGCCTGCGGCCTCTCCGGCCCGCGCCGCCCCTACGTCGGCGCGGCGCGCGATTTCGTACTCGGTTGCCAGCTGCTCAACGGCAAGGGCGAGATCCTGCGCTTCGGCGGCCAGGTGATGAAAAATGTCGCCGGTTACGACGTCTCGCGCCTGATGGCCGGCGCCTGGGGCACCCTGGGCGTATTGCTGGAAATCAGTCTCAAGGTACTGCCCCGACCCGCCGCCAGCGCCACCCTGTTTCACGAATGCAGCGCCGCGCGTGCCATTGAACTCATGAGCGGTCTGTTGAGCCAGGCCCTGCCCGTCGATGGCGCCTGCTACTACAAGGGCCAGTGTTATGTGCGACTGGCGGGCAGCGCCCAGTCGGTCGTTGAAGCCCAGCGCAAACTGCCGGGCGAAAGCCTCAATGCGCGCAGTCATTTCTGGCAGCGGCTGCGCGAGCAGCAGCTCTCCTTTTTCAACAGCGACACCCCGCTGTGGCGCATCGTGGTGAAACCGGATACCCCGCCGCTGCCCCTCGCCGGCGACTGGCTGCTGGACTGGGGCGGCGCCCAGCGCTGGCTGATCAGCGACCTGGACGCGCAACAGATTCGCAACAAGGTGCAGCAACACGGCGGCCACGCCACCCTGTTCCGCGGCGGCGACCGCGACGCTGAGATCTTCCAGCCCTTGGCGCAACCGCTGCGCGCGTTGCAGCAACGCCTGAAGCACAGTTTCGATCCGAACGGCATCTTCAACCCCGGCCGCATGTACGCAGAGTTATAA
- a CDS encoding cell filamentation protein Fic, with protein sequence MKYQPPYTITPAIVNLVAEIGETIGRYTVLAEQNLTPRLRRENRIRTIQASLAIENNTLTLEQVTAVIEGKRVLGHPREIQEVRNAFATYEAMEHWDASVEDDLLAAHELLMRGLVDETGRYRSGGVGIFRREQLVHMAPPAERVPKLMADLLDWLATTREHPLVASCIFHYEFEFIHPFADGNGRMGRLWQTLILRNWKPLLAYLPVETVIRDRQEDYYRVLAAADSQADATPFVEFMLGALRDAVREAVSTDHVGDQVTDQVAALIQAIGNGELGSNDLMQALGLSHRPTFRNNYLNPAMEDEWIERTQPDSPRSPTQRYRLTDKGHRWLQYHADE encoded by the coding sequence ATGAAATATCAGCCACCCTACACCATCACCCCGGCGATAGTGAATCTGGTCGCAGAGATTGGCGAAACCATCGGCCGCTACACCGTGCTGGCCGAACAGAACCTGACTCCGCGCCTGCGCCGGGAGAACCGCATCCGTACCATCCAGGCGTCGCTGGCCATCGAGAACAACACGCTCACCCTTGAACAGGTGACCGCCGTGATTGAGGGCAAACGGGTGTTGGGACACCCCCGCGAGATTCAGGAGGTGCGAAACGCCTTTGCGACCTACGAGGCCATGGAGCACTGGGACGCCAGTGTCGAGGATGATTTGCTGGCGGCGCACGAGTTGTTAATGCGCGGGCTGGTGGATGAAACGGGTCGATATCGATCCGGCGGGGTCGGCATCTTCCGGAGAGAACAACTGGTTCACATGGCTCCCCCCGCTGAACGCGTGCCCAAGCTGATGGCGGATCTGCTGGATTGGCTTGCAACTACCCGCGAGCATCCCTTGGTGGCCAGTTGCATTTTTCACTACGAGTTCGAATTCATCCACCCCTTTGCCGACGGCAACGGCCGCATGGGTCGGTTGTGGCAAACCCTGATTCTCCGAAACTGGAAGCCGCTGCTGGCTTACCTGCCGGTGGAGACAGTGATCCGTGATCGTCAGGAGGATTATTACCGGGTACTTGCGGCGGCCGACAGCCAAGCGGATGCCACTCCTTTTGTCGAGTTCATGCTGGGTGCGTTGCGTGATGCCGTGCGCGAAGCTGTGTCGACCGACCATGTAGGCGACCAAGTAACCGACCAAGTAGCGGCATTGATTCAGGCGATTGGGAACGGCGAACTGGGCAGCAACGATTTGATGCAGGCTTTGGGTTTGTCACACCGTCCCACGTTCCGGAACAACTACCTCAATCCGGCCATGGAAGACGAATGGATCGAACGCACACAACCCGATTCCCCGCGCAGCCCGACTCAGCGCTATCGGTTGACCGATAAAGGCCATCGTTGGCTGCAATATCATGCCGACGAGTAA
- a CDS encoding cell filamentation protein Fic translates to MKRKRQGRYVTLSTVGEKAQAFVPAPLPPRPPIDWTPELRSKFDQALLALGRLDSVSTLLPDTSLFLYMYVRKEAVLSSMIEGTQSSLSDLLLFELDQEPGVPLDDVREVSNYVAALDHGLRLLKEGLPLSLRMFREIHGVLLTKGRGSNQTPGEFRRSQNWIGGTRPGNAAFVPPPAEEVLACMSQLELFLHDQPEPTPVLLKAALAHVQFETIHPFLDGNGRLGRLLIALLLCEQKVLREPMLYLSLYFKTHRQYYYELLNNVRITGDWEAWLGFFTEAVIVTATQAVETAQQLLDLSNQDRDKISGLGRAAPSTLQVHRALMEHPIATSGSLVEKTGITPATVNKALGHLEQLGIVKELTAQKRNRLFSYAGYIEIMSRGTELPGR, encoded by the coding sequence ATGAAGCGAAAACGCCAAGGCAGATACGTAACCCTATCGACGGTGGGTGAAAAGGCTCAGGCCTTCGTGCCCGCGCCGCTGCCGCCGCGTCCGCCCATCGACTGGACGCCGGAACTGCGCAGCAAGTTCGATCAGGCGCTGCTGGCGCTCGGGAGGCTGGATAGCGTTTCGACTCTGCTGCCGGACACCTCGCTGTTCCTCTACATGTACGTCCGTAAGGAAGCCGTGCTCTCCTCCATGATCGAGGGAACGCAGTCGTCCCTGTCCGACCTGCTGCTGTTCGAGCTGGATCAGGAACCCGGCGTGCCGCTGGATGATGTGCGGGAGGTCAGCAACTATGTTGCCGCCCTCGACCATGGTCTGCGCCTGCTGAAGGAAGGGCTGCCGCTGTCGCTGCGCATGTTCCGCGAGATTCACGGCGTGCTGCTGACCAAGGGGCGGGGCAGCAACCAGACCCCGGGTGAGTTCCGGCGCAGCCAGAACTGGATCGGCGGCACCCGGCCGGGCAACGCGGCCTTTGTTCCGCCTCCGGCCGAAGAGGTACTGGCGTGCATGAGCCAGCTGGAGCTCTTCCTGCATGATCAGCCGGAGCCGACGCCGGTGCTGCTCAAGGCGGCGCTGGCGCATGTGCAGTTCGAGACGATCCACCCGTTCCTCGACGGTAACGGCCGTCTGGGGCGTCTGCTGATCGCGCTGCTGTTGTGTGAACAGAAGGTGCTGCGGGAGCCGATGCTCTATCTGAGCCTCTACTTCAAGACGCACCGTCAGTATTACTACGAGCTGCTCAATAACGTGCGCATAACCGGCGACTGGGAAGCCTGGCTCGGCTTCTTTACCGAGGCGGTCATTGTCACCGCCACCCAGGCGGTGGAAACGGCCCAGCAACTTCTCGATCTGTCGAACCAGGACCGTGACAAGATCAGCGGCCTCGGACGGGCGGCGCCATCCACCCTGCAGGTCCACCGGGCGCTCATGGAGCATCCCATCGCCACCTCGGGCTCGCTGGTGGAGAAGACCGGCATTACTCCGGCGACCGTCAACAAGGCGCTCGGCCACCTGGAGCAACTCGGCATCGTCAAGGAGCTGACCGCCCAGAAACGCAACCGCCTGTTCAGCTATGCAGGCTATATCGAAATCATGAGTCGCGGCACGGAACTGCCGGGCAGGTAG
- a CDS encoding glycolate oxidase subunit GlcD, with protein sequence MSGEDHAAPKDRLIQALIQLLPHEAVLTEPEELRPFECDGLSMYRRLPMVVVLPDTVDQVRRIMRLCHQLQVPVVARGAGTGLSGGALPLEEGVLLSLAKFNKILDLDARNAMATVQPGVRNLAISEAAAPHNLYYAPDPSSQIACTIGGNVAENSGGVHCLKYGLTVHNILQLKIVTVDGELLTVGGETLDSPGYDLLALMTGSEGMLGVIVEVTVKLLPKPERAQVVLAAFDDVARAGEAVGAIIAAGIIPAGLEMMDRLAIQAAEDFVHAGYPRDAEAILLCELDGTNAEVSEQIMTVRRVLKERGATEVRTARDEAERQLFWKGRKSAFPAVGRIAPDYYCMDGTIPRRQLPEVLRRISQLSQDFQLPVANVFHAGDGNLHPLILFDANQPGELERTEAFGRKILELCVDVGGTITGEHGVGMEKIDQMCVQFRSAELSQFHALKAAFDPDGLLNPGKAVPTLHRCAEFGAMHVHKGQLPHPELERF encoded by the coding sequence ATGAGCGGGGAGGACCATGCTGCGCCCAAGGATCGTCTGATCCAGGCGCTGATACAACTGCTGCCCCATGAGGCGGTACTGACCGAACCTGAAGAGCTGCGACCCTTCGAATGCGACGGCCTGTCCATGTACCGGCGCCTGCCCATGGTGGTGGTGCTGCCGGACACCGTGGACCAGGTGCGCCGCATCATGCGTCTGTGTCACCAACTCCAGGTGCCGGTGGTCGCCCGTGGCGCGGGCACTGGGCTGTCCGGCGGCGCCCTGCCGCTGGAAGAAGGCGTGCTGCTGAGCCTGGCGAAGTTCAACAAGATTCTCGACCTAGATGCCCGGAATGCGATGGCCACGGTGCAACCCGGGGTGCGCAACCTGGCCATCTCCGAGGCGGCCGCGCCTCATAACCTCTATTATGCGCCGGACCCCTCGTCCCAGATCGCCTGCACCATCGGCGGCAACGTGGCGGAGAATTCCGGCGGCGTGCACTGCCTCAAGTACGGCCTGACGGTGCACAACATCCTGCAACTCAAGATCGTCACCGTAGACGGTGAACTCCTCACCGTCGGCGGCGAGACCCTGGACAGCCCCGGCTACGACCTGCTGGCACTGATGACCGGTTCGGAAGGCATGCTCGGCGTCATCGTCGAGGTGACGGTGAAACTGCTGCCCAAACCGGAACGGGCCCAGGTGGTGTTGGCCGCCTTCGACGATGTGGCCCGAGCGGGCGAGGCGGTGGGCGCCATCATCGCCGCCGGCATCATCCCCGCCGGGCTGGAGATGATGGACCGGCTGGCCATCCAGGCGGCCGAGGATTTCGTCCATGCCGGCTATCCGCGCGACGCCGAGGCGATCCTGCTGTGCGAGCTGGACGGCACCAATGCCGAGGTCTCGGAACAGATCATGACCGTGCGCCGGGTGCTCAAGGAACGCGGCGCCACCGAGGTGCGCACCGCCCGCGACGAGGCCGAGCGCCAGCTGTTCTGGAAGGGACGCAAGTCGGCGTTTCCCGCGGTGGGGCGCATCGCGCCCGACTATTACTGCATGGACGGCACCATCCCGCGGCGCCAGCTGCCCGAGGTGCTGCGCCGCATCAGCCAACTTTCACAAGATTTCCAGCTGCCGGTGGCCAATGTCTTCCACGCCGGCGACGGCAACCTGCACCCGCTGATCCTGTTTGACGCCAACCAGCCCGGCGAGCTGGAGCGCACCGAAGCATTCGGCCGTAAAATCCTGGAACTGTGCGTGGACGTGGGCGGCACCATCACCGGCGAACACGGGGTGGGCATGGAGAAGATCGATCAGATGTGCGTCCAGTTCCGCAGCGCCGAGCTGAGTCAGTTCCACGCCCTCAAGGCGGCCTTCGATCCGGACGGCCTGCTCAACCCCGGCAAGGCCGTGCCCACCCTGCACCGCTGTGCCGAATTCGGCGCCATGCATGTCCACAAGGGCCAGCTGCCCCACCCCGAGTTGGAGCGTTTTTGA
- a CDS encoding calcium:proton antiporter (YrbG; inner membrane protein involved in cell envelope integrity; putative sodium ion/calcium ion exchanger; in E. coli it is non essential for cell viability; member of the YRBG family of cation/Ca2+ exchangers), whose protein sequence is MTLAFVAVIFGLALLVWSADRFVEGSASTARHFGMPPLLIGMVIVGFGTSAPEMVVSALAASQGNPGIALGNAYGSNITNIALILGVTALISPIAVHSQVLRKELPILAAVTALAAWQLWDGEITRLDAVVLLAVFGGLMTWTIWQGLRKKEDALGSEMQQEMDVRAIPIRRAVFWLVVGLVLLIVSSCILVWGAVEIAHGFGVSDLIIGLTVVAVGTSLPELASSVIAARKGEHDIALGNILGSNLFNTLAVVGIAGTIHPLAVGPEVFNRDMLVMAALTLSLFVIGYGFRGPGRINRIEGAVLLACYVGYTAYLISTVFGGQA, encoded by the coding sequence ATGACCCTTGCCTTTGTCGCTGTAATTTTTGGCTTGGCGCTCCTCGTCTGGAGCGCCGACCGTTTTGTGGAGGGATCAGCCTCCACCGCCCGCCATTTCGGTATGCCGCCGCTGCTGATCGGCATGGTGATTGTCGGGTTCGGCACCTCCGCGCCGGAGATGGTGGTGTCGGCGCTGGCCGCTTCGCAGGGCAACCCGGGCATTGCGCTGGGGAACGCCTACGGCTCGAACATCACCAACATCGCCCTGATCCTGGGGGTGACGGCCTTGATCAGCCCCATCGCCGTCCATTCGCAGGTGCTGCGCAAGGAGCTGCCTATCCTCGCGGCGGTGACTGCGCTGGCGGCATGGCAACTCTGGGATGGTGAGATCACCCGGCTTGATGCCGTCGTGCTGCTGGCTGTTTTCGGCGGGCTGATGACCTGGACCATCTGGCAGGGGCTGCGCAAGAAAGAGGATGCGCTGGGAAGCGAGATGCAGCAGGAAATGGACGTCCGCGCCATACCCATCCGCCGGGCGGTCTTCTGGCTGGTGGTGGGGTTGGTGCTGCTCATTGTGAGCTCCTGCATCCTGGTCTGGGGCGCCGTGGAGATCGCTCATGGGTTCGGAGTCAGCGACCTGATCATCGGCCTGACCGTCGTCGCGGTGGGTACCTCGCTGCCGGAATTGGCCTCGTCGGTGATTGCCGCTCGCAAAGGAGAGCATGACATCGCTCTCGGCAATATCCTGGGCTCCAACCTGTTCAACACGCTGGCGGTGGTGGGGATCGCCGGTACGATTCATCCGCTGGCCGTTGGGCCGGAGGTCTTCAATCGGGACATGCTGGTGATGGCCGCACTGACGCTGTCGCTGTTCGTCATCGGCTACGGGTTCCGGGGACCGGGACGTATCAACCGCATCGAGGGCGCGGTGCTGCTGGCCTGTTACGTGGGCTACACGGCCTACCTGATCAGCACGGTTTTCGGCGGGCAGGCATAG
- a CDS encoding DEAD/DEAH box helicase, which yields MFNEENTVEQMVLDTLCGGVTSNMVAEELASYGGEIKGWRFVAAEELPRQHSDVVVESMVRDALIRLNPEIKAQPDRADEVLYRLRTIPLSVQSEGLVRANELFAEWLRGEKSMPFGERGEHTPVRLIDFENLSNNDYVVTNQWVYPVKEGGRRFDIVMLVNGIPLVVGEAKTPVRPAVTWMDGASDIHNGYEQSVPQMFVPNVLSFATEGKCYRYGSVRMPIDIWGPWHEGENKAEGTLADVQRSIRSMLRPHVVLDILQNFTLFATDKKHRRIKIICRYQQYEGANLMVARVVKGYPKKGLIWHFQGSGKSLLMVFAAQKLRMHRKLGNPTVMIVVDRIDLDTQITATFNAADIPNMIGAATRQELQSLLAADTRKIIITTIHKFGEADGRLNERSNIIVMVDEAHRTQEGDLGRKMRDALPNAFLFGLTGTPINKRDRNTFWAFGADEDEQGYMSRYSFQDSIRDKATLPLHFEAVDVKLHINKDAIDEAYSQMTDELSELDRDDLAKRAAKMAVLIKAPVRVNAICQHIVKHFQEKVEPNGFKAQVVTFDRECCVLNKKAMDELVGPEASAIVMHTQGGKSDQYAEWKLAKDEEEKLLDRFRDPIDPLKFLIVTSKLLTGFDAPILQVMYLDKPMKDHNLLQAICRTNRVYPGKTHGLIVDYLGIFDDVATALDFDEKAVQKVISNLDELKKELPGVVARCLAFFPGVDRTVGGYEGLIAAQDCLPDNETRDKFAAEYSVLSRLWEALSPDPCLGLYEKDYKWLTQVYESVKPPSGNGKLLWHALGAKTIELVHENVHLETVRDDLDTLVMDAEVLEGLLDAKDADKKSKEIEIKLIARLRKHKDNPKFVALGERLEKLKERHEQGLLHSLDFLKELLTLAKEVVQAEKQVDPVDEQAKAKAALTELFAEVKNGETPVVVERIVNDIDEIVRNVRFDGWQNTLKGERLIQQHLRKVIYVKYKVKDQDLFDKAFGYIRQYY from the coding sequence GTGTTTAACGAAGAAAATACGGTCGAACAGATGGTTCTCGACACGCTCTGCGGCGGCGTGACTTCGAACATGGTTGCCGAAGAGCTTGCCAGTTATGGCGGCGAGATAAAAGGCTGGCGCTTCGTGGCCGCCGAGGAGCTGCCCCGCCAGCACTCCGACGTGGTGGTGGAGTCGATGGTGCGCGACGCCCTCATCCGCCTGAACCCGGAAATCAAGGCCCAGCCAGACCGCGCCGACGAGGTGCTCTACCGCCTGCGAACCATTCCGCTGTCGGTACAGAGCGAAGGCCTGGTGCGGGCCAACGAGCTGTTCGCCGAATGGCTGCGGGGCGAGAAGTCCATGCCCTTCGGTGAGCGCGGCGAACATACGCCGGTGCGCCTGATCGACTTCGAGAATCTCAGCAACAACGATTACGTGGTCACCAACCAGTGGGTTTACCCGGTCAAGGAAGGCGGCCGCCGCTTCGACATTGTCATGCTGGTCAACGGCATCCCGCTGGTGGTCGGCGAGGCCAAAACGCCGGTGCGCCCGGCGGTGACCTGGATGGACGGGGCCAGCGACATCCACAACGGCTACGAACAGAGCGTGCCACAGATGTTCGTGCCCAACGTCCTCTCCTTTGCCACCGAGGGCAAGTGCTATCGCTACGGCTCGGTACGCATGCCCATCGATATCTGGGGGCCGTGGCACGAAGGCGAGAACAAGGCCGAGGGGACGCTTGCGGATGTGCAGCGTTCCATCCGCTCCATGCTGCGCCCCCATGTGGTGCTGGACATCCTGCAGAACTTCACCCTGTTCGCCACCGACAAGAAACACCGGCGCATCAAGATCATTTGCCGCTATCAACAGTACGAAGGCGCTAACCTGATGGTGGCCCGCGTGGTCAAGGGCTACCCCAAGAAGGGCCTGATCTGGCATTTCCAGGGTTCGGGCAAGTCGCTGCTAATGGTGTTCGCGGCGCAGAAGCTGCGGATGCACCGCAAGCTCGGCAACCCCACGGTGATGATCGTGGTGGACCGCATCGATCTGGACACCCAGATCACCGCCACCTTCAACGCCGCCGATATCCCGAACATGATCGGAGCGGCCACCCGGCAGGAACTGCAAAGCCTGCTGGCGGCCGATACCCGCAAGATCATCATCACCACCATTCACAAATTTGGCGAGGCGGATGGCCGCCTGAACGAGCGCTCGAACATTATCGTGATGGTGGACGAGGCGCACCGCACCCAGGAAGGCGACTTAGGCCGCAAGATGCGCGACGCGCTGCCCAACGCCTTTCTCTTTGGCCTGACCGGCACGCCGATCAACAAGCGGGACCGCAACACCTTCTGGGCCTTCGGCGCGGACGAGGATGAGCAAGGCTATATGAGCCGCTACTCGTTCCAGGACTCGATCCGGGACAAGGCCACGCTGCCGCTCCATTTCGAGGCGGTGGACGTGAAGCTGCACATTAACAAGGACGCCATCGACGAAGCCTACTCTCAGATGACCGATGAGCTGAGCGAGCTGGATCGTGACGATTTGGCCAAGCGGGCCGCCAAGATGGCGGTGCTGATCAAGGCCCCGGTGCGAGTGAACGCCATCTGCCAACACATTGTCAAGCACTTCCAGGAGAAGGTGGAGCCGAACGGCTTCAAGGCCCAGGTGGTGACCTTCGACCGGGAGTGCTGCGTGCTTAACAAGAAGGCCATGGACGAGTTGGTCGGCCCGGAGGCCAGCGCCATCGTCATGCACACCCAGGGCGGCAAGTCCGATCAGTACGCGGAATGGAAGCTGGCCAAGGACGAGGAGGAAAAACTCCTCGACCGTTTCCGCGATCCGATTGACCCGCTCAAGTTCCTGATCGTCACCTCCAAGCTCCTGACCGGTTTCGATGCGCCCATTCTTCAGGTGATGTACCTCGACAAGCCGATGAAGGACCACAACCTGCTGCAGGCCATCTGCCGCACCAACCGTGTCTACCCCGGCAAGACCCACGGCCTGATCGTCGATTATCTGGGCATTTTCGATGACGTGGCCACGGCCCTCGATTTCGATGAAAAGGCGGTGCAGAAGGTCATCAGCAATCTGGACGAGCTCAAGAAGGAGCTGCCCGGCGTGGTGGCGAGATGCCTGGCGTTCTTCCCTGGCGTGGACCGCACCGTTGGCGGCTACGAGGGGCTGATCGCGGCGCAGGATTGCCTGCCGGATAACGAGACCCGGGACAAATTCGCGGCGGAATACTCGGTGCTCTCCCGTCTGTGGGAGGCGCTGTCTCCCGACCCCTGTCTCGGCCTTTATGAAAAGGACTACAAGTGGCTGACCCAGGTCTATGAGTCGGTGAAGCCGCCGAGCGGTAACGGCAAGCTGCTTTGGCACGCCCTGGGGGCCAAGACCATCGAACTGGTGCATGAGAACGTGCATCTGGAAACGGTGCGCGACGATCTGGACACCCTGGTGATGGACGCCGAGGTCCTCGAAGGGCTGCTCGATGCCAAGGACGCGGACAAGAAATCCAAGGAAATCGAGATCAAGCTCATCGCCCGCCTGCGCAAGCACAAGGACAATCCGAAGTTTGTCGCCCTGGGCGAACGCCTCGAAAAGCTCAAGGAACGGCACGAACAGGGCCTGCTCCACAGCCTCGACTTCCTCAAGGAGTTGCTGACCCTGGCCAAGGAAGTCGTCCAGGCCGAGAAGCAGGTGGACCCGGTCGATGAACAGGCCAAGGCCAAAGCGGCCCTGACCGAACTGTTCGCCGAGGTGAAGAACGGGGAAACGCCGGTAGTAGTCGAGCGGATTGTCAATGATATTGACGAGATTGTTAGAAATGTCAGGTTCGATGGATGGCAGAATACTCTCAAAGGCGAGCGTCTCATTCAGCAACATCTTCGGAAGGTGATCTACGTAAAATACAAGGTTAAAGACCAGGATCTGTTCGACAAGGCGTTCGGATATATCCGGCAGTACTACTGA